The Pseudoliparis swirei isolate HS2019 ecotype Mariana Trench chromosome 1, NWPU_hadal_v1, whole genome shotgun sequence genome has a window encoding:
- the LOC130197985 gene encoding tektin-5-like, with product MSPCRRREHRTPVFLTVRQRRSLKEDRLRSEVRFSLPVLCSNQLSSRPALQSNQLLKRGEEIACPLHEDISRFPSATRFTMKHLGSRHVEVSLWQTQISERIAQVDLEVTAVEQVKDTAEHCLQEKQLYSPVVSGCLAISSSLSSAVQRQDHVFAELKKEEQLTNEIRELLQKQIYFLNHKLSSLKEVRTRLLADFQDKSEAIKLTTKCISQPFFTSSFDLPAGQYKPNYVSYHQWLSHCKDLRLVADDLTKDSSSFRRNLRFILVNLKNAQERQRYSSGDAMRRKINELRRDQDTMMWEKQRLRNEMSDRTNDVQKVTCQIRNCESKLHLATQRLDILNQRPRLELCLDKPFFSLTLEHRDLANMVAGLNQILKCSQQDLELTQRRTMMLENKMTKNAHILEGEEKCQNLHQSFLPALDTSVVYANKTKLHTGSASAYSYLL from the exons ATGTCGCCGTGTCGTCG ACGTGAG CATCGCACGCCTGTGTTTCTCACTGTTAGGCAACGCCGTTCACTGAAAGAGGACCGGTTGAGGTCGGAGGTCAGATTCTCTCTGCCCGTCTTGTGCAGCAACCAGCTGAGCAGCAGACCGGCGCTTCAAAGCAACCAATTGCTGAAACGTGGCGAGGAAATCGCCTGTCCTCTGCATGAAGACATTTCTCGG TTCCCCTCCGCCACTCGTTTCACGATGAAGCATCTCGGCTCTCGCCATGTGGAGGTCAGCCTGTGGCAAACCCAGATATCTGAGCGCATCGCGCAGGTGGACCTTGAAGTCACTGCTGTGGAGCAG GTGAAGGACACCGCTGAGCACTGCCTCCAGGAGAAGCAGCTGTACAGTCCGGTCGTGAGCGGCTGTCTGGCCATCAGCTCCAGTTTGAGCTCGGCAGTCCAGAGGCAGGACCACGTCTTCGCGGAGCTGAAGAAGGAAGAGCAGCTGACCAATGAGATCAGAGAACTGCTTCAGAAGCAGATCTACTTCCTAAACCACAAACTAAG ctctctgaaGGAGGTTCGCACTCGGCTGCTGGCAGATTTTCAGGACAAGAGTGAAGCCATCAAGCTCACCACCAAATGCATCAGCCAACCCTTCTTCACCTCCAGCTTCGATCTCCCTGCCGGTCAATACAAGCCCAACTATGTGAGCTATCACCAGTGGCTGTCCCACTGCAAGGACCTGAGGCTCGTGGCTGATGACCTGACCAAGGACTCCTCTTCCTTCAGGCGAAACCTGCGTTTCATCCTGGTGAAT CTCAAAAATGCCCAGGAGCGCCAGCGCTACAGCTCAGGTGATGCCATGAGAAGAAAGATAAACGAGCTGCGCAGGGATCAGGATACAATGATGTGGGAGAAGCAGCGG TTAAGGAATGAAATGTCTGATCGGACGAACGACGTGCAAAAAGTGACGTGCCAGATCAGGAACTGTGAGTCCAAGCTGCATCTGGCCACCCAGCGCCTGGACATCCTGAACCAGAGACCCAGACTTGAGCTCTGCCTGGACAAG cCCTTCTTCAGCCTCACACTGGAGCATCGTGACCTGGCCAACATGGTAGCTGGACTTAACCAAATACTGAAGTGCTCTCA GCAGGACCTGGAGCTCACACAAAGGCGCACGATGATGCTGGAGAACAAAATGACCAAAAATGCTCATATCCTGGAGGGGGAAGAGAAGTGCCAGAACCTGCATCAGAGTTTCCTCCCCGCGCTCGACACCTCGGTGGTCTACGCCAACAAGACCAAGCTCCACACGGGCTCCGCCAGCGCTTACTCCTACTTGCTGTAG
- the stmnd1 gene encoding stathmin domain-containing protein 1 has product MDNRDNPVLPGAVPRKLPPLTSVRESGLCIITRDGTLQQVSTLQEQPTSSEILEELLNQGIIPVGQTREGSVKAAESYSIMLDDEEGSRRKPPVRLESLKALKAQKVPSIEDIEEKIRLAEERRQSREDKLKMRLRIKSARVRGPAPTSRPEEDEDTALTPVEPLQLPAPPNPFVPLPHSQITHEKAEGGDRVREVGGDGREEMGKTDKGEGRRVKGGERGYNRGEGAERVSEEADGKGEDELTQEEDLMGDNLLTDSEELESYSSLKLAEDKEEML; this is encoded by the exons ATGGACAACAGGGACAACCCTGTGCTACCTGGGGCGGTGCCCAGGAAACTCCCTCCTCTAACAAGTGTTAGAGAAAGCGGCCTGTGCATCATTACACGAGATG GAACGCTACAGCAGGTGAGCACACTGCAGGAGCAACCAACGTCCAGTGAGatcctggaggagctgctgaacCAAGGCATTATACCGGTGGGTCAGACCAGAGAGGGAAGCGTCAAGGCTGCAGAGTCCTACAGCATCATG CTGGATGATGAGGAGGGGTCCAGGCGAAAGCCGCCGGTCAGGCTGGAGtccctgaaggccctgaaggcgCAGAAGGTCCCCAGCATAGAAGACATTGAGGAGAAAATACGACTTGCTGAGGAGAGACGccag tcGAGGGAAGACAAGCTCAAGATGCGTTTGAGGATCAAGTCGGCCCGCGTTCGGGGCCCCGCTCCCACCTCCAGgccagaggaggacgaggacacgGCTCTCACTCCCGTGGAGCCGCTGCAGTTACCTGCCCCCCCGAACCCCTTCGTTCCACTGCCCCACAGCCAGATAACACACGAGAAGGCCGAGGGCGGAGATCGGGTGAGAGAGGTGGGAGGGGACGGCAGAGAGGAAATGGGTAAAACAGAtaagggagaagggaggagagtgaaaggaggagaaaggggaTATAACAGAGGGGAGGGTGCAGAGAGGGTCAGTGAGGAGGCTGACGGGAAAGGGGAGGATGAGTTGACCCAGGAGGAGGATCTTATGGGGGATAATCTCCTCACAGACTCTGAGGAGCTGGAGAGCTATTCTAGCTTAAAACTTGCAGAAGACAAAGAGGAGATGTTATAA
- the rbm24a gene encoding RNA-binding protein 24, giving the protein MHSTQKDTTYTKIFVGGLPYHTSDTSLRKYFEVFGEIEEAVVITDRQTGKSRGYGFVTMVDRSAADRACKDPNPIIDGRKANVNLAYLGAKPRVMQQGFTFGIPQIHPAFIQRPYGIPAHYMYPQAFVQSSMVIPHVQSTASATATASSPYIDYTGAAYAQYSVAAASAAAAAAYEQYPYAASPAAAGYMATAGYGYAVQQPLAAAAPGSAAAAAVAFGQYQSQQLQADRMQ; this is encoded by the exons ATGCACAGCACGCAAAAGGACACGACCTATACGAAGATTTTTGTCGGGGGTCTTCCCTACCACACCTCGGATACAAGTCTCAGGAAATATTTTGAGGTGTTTGGTGAGATAGAAGAAGCGGTGGTcattactgacagacagactgGCAAGTCTAGGGGTTATGGATTC GTGACGATGGTGGACCGCTCGGCTGCAGACCGGGCCTGCAAGGACCCAAACCCAATCATTGACGGCAGGAAGGCCAATGTCAACCTGGCCTACTTGGGGGCCAAGCCTCGGGTCATGCAGCAAG GCTTTACCTTTGGTATTCCCCAAATTCACCCAGCGTTCATCCAAAGGCCTTATGG CATACCGGCCCACTATATGTACCCTCAGGCCTTCGTACAGTCTAGTATGGTCATCCCTCATGTGCAATCTACAGCTTCTGCAACCGCCACTGCCTCCTCCCCCTACATCGACTACACCGGAGCCGCCTACGCGCAGTATTCTGTAGCTGCAGCCAgcgctgccgccgccgctgcaTATGAGCAGTATCCGTACGCTGCCTCCCCTGCCGCTGCAGGCTACATGGCTACTGCCGGGTATGGCTACGCAGTCCAGCAGCCTTTAGCCGCAGCTGCCCCGGGCTCAGCTGCCGCAGCAGCCGTAGCCTTCGGTCAGTATCAGTCTCAGCAGCTGCAAGCCGACCGCATGCAATAG